A single region of the Saprospiraceae bacterium genome encodes:
- a CDS encoding ThuA domain-containing protein gives MKKFSFIFGLFLCLYSCGTYKSPQAEAKPEGPLEWVSYKGSADKSKHIVLVSGDEEYRSEEALPQLGKILANQHGFNCTVLFAQNPAEKGAIDPNYTSNIPGLEALDKADLMILFTRFRDLPDEQMQHIEQFLKEGKPLIGIRTATHAFQYKDTTNKWFHWSNNHNVDGDPWDGGFGRLVLGERWHTHHGHHRHQSTRGLIASGATNHPIVNGIGDGEIWGPSDVYGVRLPLPGDSQPIIMGQVTNRAGEYDENDPLYGMRPTDQEVATVNPATKTPYNPNDPMMPIAWTKTYQLPDGKTGRSFTSTIGAATDMMNEGVRRLFVNASYYLLGMEVPAKASVNIEGNYQPAPFSFEKDEHWVEKGMKVADFQ, from the coding sequence ATGAAAAAATTCAGTTTTATATTTGGCTTATTCCTTTGTTTATATAGTTGTGGAACATATAAATCTCCGCAAGCGGAGGCCAAACCGGAAGGGCCCTTGGAATGGGTATCTTATAAAGGTAGTGCCGATAAAAGCAAACATATTGTCTTGGTCAGTGGAGACGAAGAATATCGCTCCGAAGAAGCCCTACCTCAGTTGGGTAAAATCTTGGCCAATCAACATGGCTTTAATTGCACGGTTCTATTTGCTCAAAATCCGGCAGAAAAGGGTGCAATTGATCCTAATTACACCTCTAACATACCTGGTTTGGAGGCGCTGGACAAGGCAGACTTAATGATTTTATTCACCCGCTTCAGGGATTTGCCTGATGAGCAAATGCAGCATATTGAACAATTCTTGAAAGAGGGCAAACCCCTCATTGGCATCCGAACCGCTACACATGCCTTCCAATATAAAGATACCACTAATAAATGGTTTCATTGGAGTAATAACCACAATGTCGATGGAGATCCCTGGGATGGTGGCTTCGGACGTTTGGTGCTGGGCGAAAGGTGGCATACCCACCATGGCCATCACCGACACCAAAGCACCCGCGGGCTGATCGCCTCAGGTGCAACGAATCACCCGATTGTCAATGGTATTGGCGACGGCGAAATCTGGGGCCCAAGTGATGTGTATGGGGTGCGACTGCCCTTACCTGGTGATTCCCAACCCATTATCATGGGACAAGTCACTAACCGCGCTGGCGAGTATGACGAAAATGATCCCCTCTACGGCATGCGCCCTACCGACCAAGAAGTGGCCACCGTCAACCCCGCCACCAAAACGCCTTATAACCCTAATGATCCCATGATGCCTATCGCCTGGACCAAAACTTACCAGCTGCCTGACGGCAAAACGGGCAGGTCCTTTACCTCTACCATTGGCGCAGCAACAGATATGATGAATGAAGGCGTTCGCCGCTTATTTGTCAATGCAAGTTATTATTTACTGGGAATGGAGGTCCCCGCAAAGGCATCTGTTAATATAGAAGGGAATTACCAGCCGGCTCCTTTTAGTTTTGAAAAAGATGAACACTGGGTCGAAAAAGGAATGAAGGTGGCTGATTTTCAATGA
- a CDS encoding fatty acid desaturase family protein: MEKLLAADYLSKPERKALMEKDDVKATLEILQHVGWIVVAFALVYWWPTPGTVLLSLFILGGKQLACAILMHDTSHHAVFNHRGVNDAVGKWLGAYPIFQDMLRYRPYHWQHHVAVGTAEDPDLMLTRGYPTSRASMFRKFFRDLSGQTGLKAFVGLVAIHLGYLEYNLGGKVTRVSQKDRTWSAFFKTFLQHLGGPILANGSLFLLLWLVASPYLYLLWIGAYFTTFQFSLRVRSMAEHSMVEDQLNPLRNTRTTYANWLERLLFAPYHVNYHLEHHMLMAVPSYNLPKLHRLLLARGFYEKGLLEKNYWTILKMAVRQ, encoded by the coding sequence ATGGAAAAATTATTAGCGGCGGACTATCTATCGAAACCCGAACGCAAAGCGTTAATGGAAAAAGATGATGTGAAGGCTACTTTGGAAATTCTGCAGCATGTAGGATGGATTGTAGTAGCTTTTGCCCTGGTCTATTGGTGGCCAACGCCAGGGACGGTCCTTCTTTCGCTTTTTATATTAGGCGGCAAACAATTGGCTTGTGCTATTTTAATGCACGATACCTCTCATCATGCTGTTTTTAATCATCGAGGAGTGAATGATGCAGTGGGTAAATGGTTAGGTGCTTATCCGATTTTTCAAGATATGCTCCGTTATCGTCCCTATCATTGGCAGCACCATGTCGCTGTGGGGACCGCGGAGGACCCGGACTTAATGCTTACCAGAGGTTATCCCACCTCCCGTGCCAGTATGTTCCGCAAATTTTTCAGGGACCTAAGCGGCCAAACGGGACTCAAAGCCTTTGTCGGCTTGGTCGCCATTCATTTGGGATACCTGGAATATAATCTGGGCGGGAAGGTTACGCGTGTTTCTCAAAAGGATCGGACCTGGAGCGCCTTTTTTAAGACCTTCTTACAGCACCTCGGTGGCCCCATCCTTGCCAATGGTTCCCTTTTTCTCTTATTATGGCTAGTGGCTTCTCCTTATTTATACTTGCTGTGGATTGGTGCCTATTTTACTACCTTTCAGTTTAGTTTGCGCGTCCGCTCCATGGCGGAGCATTCCATGGTAGAGGACCAGCTTAACCCCTTACGTAATACCCGAACCACCTATGCCAATTGGCTGGAACGACTCCTTTTTGCCCCCTACCACGTCAATTATCACCTGGAACACCATATGCTCATGGCAGTGCCTTCTTATAACCTGCCTAAACTGCACCGTCTGCTGCTGGCGCGCGGCTTTTATGAAAAAGGCCTGTTAGAGAAAAACTATTGGACTATTTTGAAGATGGCGGTGAGGCAGTAG
- a CDS encoding peptidylprolyl isomerase, whose product MNKCLAFFILLLTLSCTSAKKEVERYSIGQIKTSKGEMLFWLYDETPVHKASFIKLANEHYWDTLTFNRVIEGFVIQGGCPDTPEGFGDSPYLLEPEFNDSIKHIYGAVGAGRDDNPGKLSAGCQLYIVQNKDGIPRLDGDYMIFGQVFKGLDVLDAIAAVETDSLDTPLIPIPLTVNVLSLTTAELLDLGYELKH is encoded by the coding sequence ATGAATAAATGTTTAGCTTTTTTTATCCTGTTATTAACCCTCTCCTGCACTTCTGCAAAAAAGGAAGTTGAGCGATATTCCATTGGGCAAATAAAAACCTCAAAAGGAGAAATGTTGTTTTGGTTATACGACGAAACGCCGGTGCACAAGGCCAGTTTTATCAAGTTGGCAAATGAGCATTACTGGGACACCTTAACCTTTAACCGGGTGATTGAGGGCTTTGTGATCCAAGGGGGCTGCCCGGATACCCCGGAAGGTTTTGGCGATTCGCCCTATTTGCTGGAGCCGGAGTTCAACGATAGCATAAAGCACATCTACGGTGCCGTGGGGGCTGGCCGGGATGACAACCCAGGCAAACTATCGGCGGGATGCCAGCTATATATTGTCCAAAACAAGGATGGGATTCCCCGATTAGATGGCGATTACATGATTTTTGGACAGGTATTTAAAGGACTAGACGTGTTGGATGCTATAGCTGCAGTGGAAACGGATTCGCTGGATACTCCCTTGATCCCAATTCCCTTAACGGTTAATGTACTTTCGTTGACTACCGCAGAGCTCCTGGACTTGGGGTATGAATTAAAACATTAA
- a CDS encoding phosphatase PAP2 family protein produces the protein MKTRRFPNYLVMIILAMGFAACQKDKPIIEENTSLTADFNSEVPLQWYLLFEQIDRWAPGYRPPASARALAYIGLAAYEAVRPGMPGYKSFAGRYPGLQLPAANPLTTYHWPTALNAAYHTIFESFYPHIPLDDLHRLRSLNEQFEQIFIGEVDGPVFERSVAFGNAIAEAVFDWSKTDIAGHQAYLNPRPDSYVPPVGPGLWQPTWPDFTPALFPYWGQVRSFAVKGGDLMAKPPLEWSNNINSQIGNQAQEVKLWVEKIKAGEDREGHWIAEFWSDDFYGITFTPPGRWIAIANQMVEKEEPSLERAVELYAKMGMALCDVGIAVWNSKYTYNYERPIDFIRRNLDPSWESIMIHPINRGSGLNPEFPAYPSGHSGFGGAAAMILTDVFGYSYQFTDNCHKDRTDFLGTPRTFNSFMDMAVENAFSRLPLGVHFRMDCEEGLRMGLLAGQRVLELEWK, from the coding sequence ATGAAAACAAGAAGATTTCCGAATTATTTGGTTATGATCATCCTTGCAATGGGCTTTGCTGCTTGCCAGAAAGACAAGCCCATCATTGAAGAAAACACATCTCTAACGGCCGATTTTAACAGCGAGGTACCGCTGCAATGGTACCTTTTGTTCGAACAGATCGACCGATGGGCTCCCGGCTATCGGCCACCGGCCTCGGCGCGGGCTCTGGCCTACATTGGCTTAGCGGCCTACGAGGCGGTCCGCCCAGGAATGCCAGGCTACAAGTCCTTCGCAGGAAGATATCCGGGGCTGCAACTACCGGCTGCCAATCCTCTGACGACCTACCACTGGCCTACTGCGCTAAATGCTGCCTATCACACAATATTCGAATCGTTTTATCCTCACATACCGCTTGATGATCTGCACCGGTTGCGAAGCTTGAATGAGCAGTTTGAGCAGATTTTTATCGGGGAGGTGGACGGTCCGGTCTTCGAACGCTCAGTAGCCTTCGGCAATGCGATTGCCGAAGCGGTTTTCGATTGGTCCAAGACTGATATTGCCGGGCATCAGGCTTATCTCAATCCCCGACCAGATAGTTATGTTCCTCCCGTAGGGCCGGGGCTGTGGCAGCCGACCTGGCCGGACTTTACACCGGCGCTGTTTCCCTATTGGGGACAGGTACGTTCTTTTGCCGTCAAAGGCGGCGACCTGATGGCAAAGCCGCCTTTAGAATGGTCCAATAATATCAATTCACAAATTGGCAACCAAGCACAGGAAGTCAAGCTTTGGGTTGAAAAGATCAAAGCCGGCGAGGACCGAGAAGGGCACTGGATCGCTGAATTCTGGAGCGACGACTTTTACGGAATCACTTTTACGCCACCCGGCCGATGGATCGCCATAGCCAATCAGATGGTGGAAAAAGAAGAGCCTTCTCTGGAGCGTGCCGTAGAACTCTACGCCAAAATGGGGATGGCCCTCTGTGACGTCGGTATTGCCGTCTGGAATTCCAAGTACACCTATAATTATGAGCGCCCCATCGACTTCATTCGCCGAAATCTCGATCCCAGTTGGGAAAGCATTATGATCCACCCGATCAACCGCGGCAGCGGCCTCAACCCAGAGTTTCCAGCTTATCCTTCTGGTCATTCAGGCTTTGGGGGTGCCGCAGCCATGATTCTTACTGACGTGTTCGGCTACAGCTACCAGTTTACCGATAATTGCCACAAAGATCGTACGGATTTTTTAGGAACACCTCGCACCTTCAACAGTTTTATGGACATGGCTGTTGAAAACGCCTTTTCGCGGCTGCCCTTAGGCGTTCATTTCCGTATGGATTGTGAGGAAGGGCTCCGAATGGGGTTACTGGCTGGGCAGCGTGTCCTGGAACTGGAATGGAAATAG
- a CDS encoding Rrf2 family transcriptional regulator, whose translation MKVLSKACVYGLRALIYMASMEKTDTYMSIRTISEDLDISFHFLTKTFQSLTENGILKSYRGPSGGVAFAKPIQDILLIDIIEIIEGEDFFSSCLLGLAGCGEAVPCPVHNFWKVIRNNLKVKFEVTSLSELAAKFDENSLRLKE comes from the coding sequence TTGAAAGTTCTTTCTAAAGCATGTGTCTACGGTTTGAGAGCCTTGATTTATATGGCTTCAATGGAGAAAACTGATACTTATATGAGTATTAGAACAATCTCTGAGGATTTGGATATTTCTTTTCATTTTCTCACTAAAACTTTCCAATCGCTTACAGAAAACGGTATCTTAAAGTCATACCGCGGCCCGAGTGGAGGTGTTGCTTTCGCGAAACCCATTCAAGATATTCTCCTTATTGATATAATTGAGATCATCGAAGGAGAAGATTTTTTCAGTTCTTGTCTGCTAGGGCTTGCAGGCTGTGGAGAAGCGGTTCCCTGTCCGGTGCATAATTTCTGGAAGGTGATACGGAACAATCTGAAAGTGAAGTTTGAAGTGACTTCCCTGTCTGAGCTGGCGGCAAAATTTGACGAGAACAGCCTGCGATTGAAAGAATAA
- a CDS encoding MFS transporter, with protein MQATVTFQSHKVLFFNTVAFMVCFAAWMMNGVLATFLVDNQVFDWGPVEIGLLMGIPVLTGAVFRLPAGILTDKFGGRPVFSALLALCAVPMFLVSYAESFWAFAAASFGFGLAGASFAVGIAFTSVWYPKERQGTALGIFGAGNAGAALTTMFAPTLLNMLTQNGVYMEGWRTLPRIYAAVLLGMSILFFIFTQNKKPVSSTRTLWKMLLPLKNMRVWRLGLYYFLVFGCFVAFSQWLVSYFLNVYYLPLVTAGLLAASFSFPAGLIRALGGWLSDRWGARSVMYKVLGVSVAISVLLIFPRMEIYSPGSGVMALRDGTVTAVSDSEIVVDGLAYSLLTNTSKNTDYEARALIFPTKEAWQEPVVQVGQQVTKKQLLAKGVTRIFFQANLWVFTILIILIGLVWGVGSAAVFKFIPDYFPDEVGVVGGMVGVIGGLGGFFCPIIFGYLLKTTGLWTSCWMFMLLLSAACLIWLHRIILQIEKEKKMAMPPN; from the coding sequence ATGCAAGCAACAGTTACCTTTCAGTCTCACAAGGTGCTTTTTTTTAACACGGTGGCATTTATGGTGTGTTTCGCCGCTTGGATGATGAACGGCGTACTCGCCACCTTTTTAGTTGATAATCAAGTATTTGACTGGGGGCCGGTGGAAATCGGCTTGCTAATGGGGATTCCGGTGCTGACGGGTGCAGTTTTCCGTTTGCCTGCCGGTATACTGACGGATAAGTTCGGTGGGCGGCCAGTGTTCAGCGCACTGCTGGCTTTATGCGCCGTACCCATGTTTCTGGTTTCTTACGCCGAGAGCTTCTGGGCTTTTGCTGCTGCCAGTTTCGGGTTCGGGCTGGCGGGCGCTAGCTTCGCGGTTGGTATCGCTTTCACCTCCGTCTGGTATCCTAAAGAACGGCAGGGTACGGCTCTGGGTATATTTGGCGCTGGAAATGCCGGAGCAGCGCTCACAACTATGTTTGCACCTACCTTGCTGAACATGCTTACACAAAATGGCGTGTATATGGAGGGCTGGCGTACTTTGCCGAGGATTTACGCTGCAGTATTACTAGGTATGAGCATACTGTTTTTTATTTTCACACAGAACAAAAAGCCGGTATCCAGCACACGTACCTTATGGAAAATGCTATTGCCGTTGAAGAATATGCGGGTGTGGCGTTTGGGTCTGTATTACTTCCTAGTCTTCGGCTGTTTTGTCGCTTTCTCACAATGGCTGGTTTCTTATTTCCTGAACGTCTATTATTTGCCGTTGGTAACTGCCGGGCTGCTCGCCGCTTCATTCAGCTTTCCGGCCGGTCTGATCCGAGCACTGGGGGGCTGGTTGTCCGACCGCTGGGGCGCCCGTTCCGTGATGTATAAGGTACTTGGCGTCTCGGTGGCGATCAGCGTATTACTTATTTTTCCCAGAATGGAGATTTATTCCCCCGGTAGCGGGGTCATGGCCTTGCGAGATGGAACCGTCACGGCAGTATCGGATTCAGAAATTGTGGTGGATGGCCTTGCTTATTCACTCCTCACCAATACTTCCAAAAATACAGACTATGAAGCGCGTGCGCTGATCTTTCCTACCAAGGAAGCTTGGCAAGAACCCGTGGTCCAGGTCGGCCAACAGGTCACCAAGAAGCAGCTTCTTGCTAAGGGTGTCACCCGGATTTTCTTTCAGGCCAACCTATGGGTATTCACCATACTGATTATTCTGATCGGTTTGGTTTGGGGGGTCGGTAGCGCAGCCGTTTTCAAATTCATACCAGATTATTTTCCGGATGAAGTGGGTGTAGTCGGCGGTATGGTCGGGGTGATTGGAGGCCTAGGTGGTTTTTTCTGTCCCATCATATTTGGATATCTGCTGAAAACCACTGGCCTTTGGACGAGTTGCTGGATGTTTATGCTACTGCTTTCGGCCGCTTGCCTCATCTGGCTGCATCGGATCATTCTACAGATCGAAAAAGAAAAAAAAATGGCAATGCCGCCTAATTAA
- a CDS encoding DUF6755 family protein: MSNFRETQQQAHPRNRSTIMSVLIVVLIFNLTLQVWLLYVTLNNALAENKGIAIPAFVASFVIFLVGALWLYFLPEK; this comes from the coding sequence ATGAGCAATTTCCGGGAAACCCAGCAACAAGCGCATCCTCGCAACCGCAGTACGATCATGTCTGTCCTAATTGTCGTCCTCATTTTCAATTTGACCTTACAGGTATGGTTGCTATATGTTACGCTCAATAATGCTTTGGCAGAAAACAAAGGCATTGCCATCCCCGCATTCGTGGCCTCTTTTGTCATTTTTTTGGTGGGAGCCCTATGGCTCTACTTCCTGCCCGAGAAATAA
- a CDS encoding Rieske (2Fe-2S) protein — MDQEKQESKIWKKDFPVRRVESISVSRRDFARFLSIISGGMAAGTGLVAAHELLKPEHTVSEQFVCPKSEIPVGGTKSFVLQGSTVPYILIHTEEGAFYCYEQKCTHLACAVYYKPGTGKIECPCHNGWFDARTGEAIQGPPPRALPSLEVLERDGELYVKSFDKIS; from the coding sequence ATGGATCAGGAAAAACAAGAATCTAAGATTTGGAAAAAAGACTTTCCGGTGCGCCGAGTCGAGTCTATTTCTGTAAGCAGGCGTGATTTTGCGCGCTTCTTATCCATCATTTCCGGGGGCATGGCTGCCGGCACCGGCCTGGTGGCGGCGCATGAGCTGCTGAAGCCCGAACATACTGTTTCTGAGCAGTTTGTCTGCCCTAAGTCAGAGATTCCAGTAGGAGGCACAAAATCTTTTGTGCTACAGGGCAGCACCGTACCCTACATCCTAATTCATACGGAGGAGGGAGCATTTTATTGCTACGAACAAAAGTGTACGCACCTCGCCTGCGCCGTGTATTACAAGCCCGGTACAGGGAAAATTGAATGCCCCTGCCACAATGGTTGGTTTGACGCCCGCACCGGGGAGGCCATACAGGGCCCTCCCCCCCGGGCTTTACCTTCTTTGGAAGTCCTTGAACGCGACGGCGAATTGTATGTCAAATCTTTTGATAAAATTTCTTAG
- a CDS encoding 4Fe-4S dicluster domain-containing protein produces the protein MGPPNNNDHQAFFVDMQRCIGCKACEVACAECETNGQESMIHVNYVDRYLSAQTTVQVCMHCEDPVCANVCPADAITKDEFGIVHTANTSRCIGCSNCVVACPFGVPKKQESYDLMMKCNMCYDRTSVGKKPMCATVCPSGALYYGTREEMQAMRPNSTPVNKFIFGEEEVYTKVSIMMPKGQDALKIF, from the coding sequence ATGGGCCCACCCAACAATAATGACCACCAAGCGTTTTTTGTAGATATGCAGCGCTGCATCGGCTGCAAAGCCTGTGAAGTTGCCTGCGCCGAGTGCGAAACCAATGGGCAGGAGTCGATGATACACGTCAATTATGTAGATCGATATCTGAGTGCACAAACTACCGTGCAGGTCTGTATGCACTGTGAAGACCCAGTCTGTGCAAATGTTTGTCCGGCTGATGCGATCACGAAAGATGAATTCGGCATTGTCCACACCGCAAATACTTCTCGCTGTATCGGCTGTTCTAACTGCGTGGTGGCATGCCCATTCGGTGTACCTAAGAAACAAGAGAGCTATGACTTGATGATGAAGTGCAATATGTGCTACGACCGCACCAGCGTAGGCAAAAAACCGATGTGCGCCACGGTCTGCCCCAGCGGTGCCCTTTACTACGGCACACGGGAGGAAATGCAGGCGATGCGCCCTAACAGTACCCCTGTCAATAAATTTATTTTTGGCGAAGAGGAAGTATACACCAAAGTTAGCATAATGATGCCCAAGGGCCAGGATGCCTTAAAAATATTCTGA
- a CDS encoding molybdopterin oxidoreductase family protein gives MAKLPTDPAEIIAKHGPTLNYPPRQGAERRGEPDRTVETHCCFCGMQCGIKLLAKDNKVVGFEPWLEFPFNEGRLCPKGVQRYLQNNHPDRLLDPLEQSPGKGFTPMAWEEAMSRTVSEMQRIQKNYGRDAFAVLSGVSLTNEKSYLMGKFARVALKTANLDYNGRLCMVSAGAGNKKAFGLDRTSNTYADLERAEVIIVAGANVSETFPTLTWWIWRARDRGAKLIVIDPREIPLARTADLHLDVKPGTDSALFGAMLKYLADHDILNEPFIAEHTSGFEETLAAVQGHTLEWAEEVTGIDREKIRLAAEWWGKAGTSFLLHARGIEHHTKGVENVLGCINLVLATGRIGKPYCGYGTITGQGNGQGGREHGHKCDQLPGNRDIENHEHRKYIAGVWGIPEEELPGKGLTAYEIIDAIHRGEIKGLLSICFNPLVSLPNNNYVREALEKLEFYVCIDFFLNETARHADIVLPGSLHEEEDGTVTTAEGRVTRIRQVVTPPANARKDTDIILELAERLGAGKYFDYQSSEDIFNELRVASRGGTADYYGITYKKIEDNMGVFWPCPSEDHPGTPRLWEDLQFCTPDRKAHFTPAPYRPPTEPTDEDYPVVLTTGRVVSQYLSGTQTRRIGKLVEQYPEPLLEIHPQLAQQFGIRQGELVEVATRRSTAVFPAHIVQSIRTDTVFLPYHWPGRKSANQFTIAALDPVSKIPEYKVCACRLRPLGKFPELGSEMQAYADE, from the coding sequence ATGGCTAAATTACCAACCGACCCCGCCGAGATCATCGCAAAGCACGGACCAACCCTCAACTACCCCCCTAGGCAAGGGGCGGAGAGACGAGGAGAACCCGACCGTACGGTGGAAACGCACTGCTGTTTCTGCGGCATGCAATGCGGCATCAAGTTACTAGCCAAAGATAACAAAGTAGTAGGCTTTGAACCATGGCTGGAGTTTCCGTTCAACGAAGGCCGGCTGTGCCCGAAAGGCGTTCAGCGCTATCTGCAGAACAATCATCCCGATCGCCTGCTCGACCCTTTGGAGCAATCGCCCGGCAAAGGTTTTACGCCTATGGCGTGGGAAGAGGCTATGAGCCGGACCGTCTCCGAGATGCAACGCATTCAAAAAAATTATGGCCGGGATGCCTTCGCCGTGCTCTCCGGTGTTTCACTTACCAACGAAAAAAGCTATCTAATGGGCAAATTTGCCCGGGTAGCCCTGAAAACAGCCAACCTTGATTACAACGGCCGCCTGTGCATGGTCAGCGCTGGCGCAGGCAACAAAAAAGCCTTCGGACTGGACCGTACTTCCAACACCTATGCCGATCTGGAGAGAGCGGAAGTGATCATTGTGGCCGGCGCCAATGTGAGTGAAACGTTCCCTACGCTGACCTGGTGGATTTGGCGCGCCCGTGACCGCGGCGCCAAACTGATCGTCATCGACCCGCGGGAAATTCCGCTGGCCCGTACGGCCGACCTCCACCTCGACGTAAAGCCAGGGACGGACTCCGCCCTATTCGGTGCGATGCTCAAGTACCTGGCCGACCACGATATACTCAACGAACCGTTCATTGCTGAACATACTTCCGGTTTTGAAGAGACCCTCGCTGCGGTGCAGGGCCACACTCTGGAATGGGCGGAAGAAGTGACTGGCATCGATCGGGAAAAGATACGTCTTGCCGCCGAATGGTGGGGTAAAGCTGGTACCAGCTTTCTGTTGCATGCTCGCGGCATTGAGCACCACACTAAGGGCGTAGAAAACGTATTAGGATGCATCAACCTGGTACTTGCAACCGGCCGCATCGGCAAACCTTACTGCGGCTACGGCACCATTACAGGGCAAGGCAACGGACAGGGCGGGCGGGAGCACGGACATAAATGTGACCAGCTGCCGGGCAACCGCGACATCGAAAACCACGAACACCGCAAATACATCGCCGGCGTCTGGGGCATACCCGAAGAAGAATTGCCAGGTAAAGGGCTGACCGCTTACGAAATTATCGATGCCATCCACAGGGGGGAGATCAAGGGGCTGCTTTCTATTTGTTTCAACCCTTTGGTCTCGCTGCCCAACAATAACTATGTACGAGAGGCGCTGGAAAAGCTGGAATTTTATGTGTGTATAGACTTTTTTCTCAATGAGACTGCCCGACATGCTGATATTGTTTTGCCGGGCTCCCTGCACGAAGAAGAAGACGGCACAGTTACCACGGCAGAAGGGCGTGTAACCCGGATACGGCAGGTTGTCACGCCGCCCGCAAACGCCCGCAAAGACACCGACATTATCCTCGAGCTTGCTGAACGGCTTGGGGCTGGGAAGTACTTCGACTACCAAAGCAGCGAAGATATTTTTAATGAGTTGCGCGTAGCCTCTAGGGGCGGCACTGCTGATTATTACGGTATTACCTACAAAAAAATCGAAGACAATATGGGCGTGTTCTGGCCCTGCCCGTCGGAAGATCACCCCGGTACACCCCGCCTTTGGGAAGACCTACAGTTTTGCACACCGGACCGCAAGGCCCACTTCACCCCTGCTCCTTACCGCCCTCCGACGGAGCCCACAGATGAAGACTACCCAGTAGTACTAACCACAGGTCGGGTGGTTTCACAATATCTCAGCGGAACACAGACGCGCCGCATCGGCAAATTGGTGGAACAATATCCGGAGCCCTTGCTGGAAATACATCCGCAACTCGCTCAGCAATTCGGTATCCGGCAGGGAGAGTTGGTAGAGGTGGCTACCCGACGCAGCACCGCCGTCTTTCCTGCCCATATCGTACAAAGCATCCGCACGGATACCGTCTTCCTGCCTTATCACTGGCCGGGCCGCAAATCCGCCAACCAGTTTACAATAGCGGCCTTAGACCCTGTTTCAAAAATTCCGGAATACAAAGTTTGCGCTTGCCGGTTGCGGCCTTTGGGTAAATTCCCGGAACTAGGCAGTGAAATGCAGGCTTACGCCGACGAATAA
- a CDS encoding ABC transporter ATP-binding protein: MYKITLEHITHSYGDKEVLQDLSCSFEQGKITCLLGPSGCGKTTVLRLVAGLEKPENGVVKINGTVVSYNGTILIPPHQRKIGFVFQDLALWPHFTVYDNIAFGLKEKKGKNIKEKVAELLDLFGISDKAPKYPHQLSGGQKQMVAIARSMAMQPEILLMDEPLANIDTHLKENILNHLLKIQKQQKFTILYVTHDHREAMNTGDEIIVMNAGKIEAAGSKEAVSCSSSEFVRSFIKI, from the coding sequence ATGTATAAGATCACCCTCGAACATATTACGCACAGTTATGGAGATAAAGAAGTCTTGCAGGATCTTTCCTGTTCTTTTGAGCAGGGGAAAATAACTTGTCTGCTGGGGCCTTCCGGCTGTGGTAAAACGACGGTGCTGCGCCTGGTGGCCGGACTGGAAAAACCTGAAAACGGTGTGGTAAAAATAAACGGAACAGTGGTAAGTTACAATGGGACGATCCTCATTCCGCCCCATCAGCGTAAAATAGGTTTCGTTTTTCAGGATCTGGCGCTTTGGCCGCATTTTACGGTTTATGATAACATCGCTTTCGGATTGAAGGAAAAAAAAGGAAAGAATATAAAGGAAAAAGTAGCTGAATTACTGGACTTATTCGGGATAAGTGATAAAGCCCCAAAATACCCGCATCAGCTTTCCGGCGGACAGAAACAAATGGTGGCTATTGCACGCTCCATGGCCATGCAGCCTGAAATACTCCTTATGGATGAACCACTGGCCAATATTGATACACACTTGAAGGAAAATATTCTGAATCACCTGTTGAAAATTCAGAAACAGCAAAAATTCACGATACTTTATGTCACACACGACCATCGGGAGGCTATGAATACCGGGGATGAGATCATTGTCATGAATGCCGGAAAAATTGAAGCTGCCGGATCAAAAGAAGCAGTCAGCTGCTCATCATCTGAGTTTGTAAGATCATTTATAAAAATATAA